In the genome of Deinococcus sp. YIM 77859, one region contains:
- a CDS encoding LacI family DNA-binding transcriptional regulator codes for MRSTPVTLADVANLAGVSKMTVSKVVNKRPGISEATRQRVLQVIEELGYTAHPSARALAGGRTNTLGIVVPSIGPQYISEVVRGADLVAYEAGMDLLISTTQEDTSHERQNVGRLSRGLVDGLLMVLPRSLDRYADTLKQAQVPVVVVASANTSMPFPLVDADHYRGTRQAVAHLVELGHRRIAFIAGRRDTTASLERFRGYREGLLTAGLPFDPLLVQPGEYTQPGGFAAAQALLELPHPPTAIFAANDVSAFGAMEAVKDRGLRVPNDVSVIGFDDIPQANQVHPALTTVRQPLVEMGTAGTRQLLNLLHGVGPVTDRLVLPTELIVRASTGPVPKP; via the coding sequence ATGCGTTCCACTCCTGTAACTCTTGCTGACGTCGCCAACTTGGCGGGTGTATCGAAAATGACCGTTTCAAAAGTCGTCAACAAGCGCCCCGGTATTTCGGAGGCGACGCGGCAGCGCGTGTTGCAGGTGATCGAGGAGCTTGGTTACACCGCCCATCCCTCCGCCCGGGCGCTTGCTGGGGGGCGCACAAACACCCTCGGCATCGTCGTTCCTTCTATCGGTCCCCAGTACATCAGTGAAGTTGTTCGTGGGGCTGATCTGGTGGCTTACGAAGCTGGTATGGACCTGCTCATCTCCACCACTCAGGAAGACACCTCCCACGAACGGCAGAATGTGGGCCGACTCTCGCGCGGTCTGGTCGATGGCCTGCTGATGGTTCTGCCACGTTCCCTAGATCGTTACGCCGACACCCTCAAGCAGGCCCAAGTTCCAGTTGTCGTTGTCGCGTCGGCCAATACGTCCATGCCTTTTCCCCTGGTAGACGCCGACCATTATCGGGGGACCCGTCAGGCTGTGGCGCATCTGGTGGAGCTTGGCCACCGCCGCATTGCCTTTATCGCTGGTCGCAGGGACACAACGGCGAGCCTTGAACGTTTCCGAGGGTATCGTGAAGGTCTTCTGACCGCTGGCCTGCCCTTCGACCCGCTTCTGGTCCAGCCCGGCGAGTATACCCAGCCCGGCGGTTTTGCTGCCGCTCAGGCTCTGCTGGAGCTGCCCCACCCCCCAACAGCGATCTTTGCGGCGAACGACGTATCCGCCTTCGGAGCGATGGAAGCGGTCAAGGACCGAGGACTTCGTGTCCCGAACGACGTCTCGGTGATTGGTTTCGACGATATCCCACAGGCCAACCAGGTCCACCCTGCCCTCACCACGGTGCGCCAGCCCCTGGTCGAGATGGGCACGGCCGGCACTCGTCAACTTCTGAACCTTCTCCACGGCGTCGGCCCAGTGACGGACCGACTGGTGCTGCCCACCGAATTGATTGTTCGTGCCTCCACCGGTCCCGTTCCCAAACCCTGA
- a CDS encoding extracellular solute-binding protein, whose amino-acid sequence MKKTILTVLTAVLAAGASLAQAQTTLDLWHIQTTENGKKIIQDAVNRFQQANPGIKVRVTPTQNDAYKSKLKIAFGAGSAPCVFMSWGGGPLYEYVRSNQVVDLTPYLDKNAAFKNRLLPASWSPVTFNKRIYGIPAENTAVAVILYNKELFARYGLKPPRTWDELLKVVGTLKKNNVAAFSLANKAKWPGSMFYAYLVDRIGGPTVFKSAALREKGGSFTDPAFIRAGELLQELVKAGGFVQGYNGLDYDSGVSRQLLYSGRAAMELMGTWELGNIKNENPEFLKKVDFFAFPTVPGGKGNPNAVLGTVGDNFYSISRGCKNPEAAFKLLTYLIDEQAVQERVADNRLPPVKNLKVSDPLLKRIQTFVSKAPSVQLWYDQELPPQLGELHKDTSQALLGLSITPQSAAAQMENLAKKILK is encoded by the coding sequence ATGAAAAAGACCATCTTGACGGTATTGACGGCAGTGCTGGCTGCTGGCGCTTCGCTGGCCCAGGCGCAGACGACCCTTGACCTGTGGCATATCCAGACCACCGAGAACGGCAAGAAGATCATCCAGGATGCTGTGAATCGGTTTCAGCAGGCCAACCCCGGCATCAAGGTCAGGGTGACGCCTACGCAGAACGACGCCTACAAGAGCAAGCTCAAGATTGCCTTTGGCGCTGGCAGCGCGCCCTGTGTGTTCATGTCCTGGGGGGGTGGGCCGCTCTACGAGTACGTCCGCAGCAACCAGGTGGTGGACCTTACGCCCTACCTCGACAAGAATGCTGCTTTCAAAAACCGCTTGCTGCCGGCATCCTGGAGCCCGGTGACCTTTAACAAGCGGATCTACGGCATTCCAGCGGAGAACACAGCGGTAGCGGTGATTCTGTACAACAAGGAGCTGTTTGCGCGCTATGGGCTCAAGCCACCCCGCACCTGGGATGAGCTGCTGAAGGTGGTCGGGACACTGAAGAAGAACAATGTGGCCGCCTTTTCGCTGGCGAACAAGGCCAAGTGGCCTGGGAGCATGTTCTATGCCTATCTGGTGGACCGCATCGGTGGACCGACAGTGTTCAAAAGCGCGGCGCTGCGGGAGAAGGGGGGTAGTTTCACGGACCCGGCCTTTATCAGGGCTGGGGAGTTGCTCCAGGAACTGGTGAAGGCGGGGGGATTTGTACAAGGGTACAACGGGCTGGACTACGACAGCGGGGTGTCGCGGCAGCTGCTGTACTCGGGGCGGGCAGCGATGGAACTGATGGGGACGTGGGAGCTGGGCAACATCAAGAACGAGAACCCGGAGTTTCTGAAGAAGGTGGACTTTTTTGCCTTTCCGACGGTACCTGGGGGGAAGGGCAACCCCAATGCGGTGCTGGGGACGGTGGGGGATAATTTCTACAGCATCTCGCGTGGGTGCAAGAACCCGGAGGCAGCATTCAAGCTGTTGACGTACCTTATCGATGAGCAAGCGGTGCAGGAGCGGGTTGCGGACAACCGGTTGCCGCCGGTGAAGAACCTCAAGGTGAGTGATCCTCTGCTCAAGCGGATTCAGACCTTTGTGAGCAAGGCGCCTAGCGTGCAGTTGTGGTATGACCAAGAGTTGCCGCCGCAGCTGGGCGAACTCCACAAGGACACCAGCCAAGCGCTGCTGGGGCTGAGCATCACCCCTCAGTCCGCCGCTGCCCAGATGGAAAACCTCGCCAAGAAAATCCTGAAGTAG
- a CDS encoding carbohydrate ABC transporter permease: protein MSTITSAKTAPIPLEKRRQWSQAWVAAAFLLPALLLLGVFLVYPLLTSFRLSLLNWNGLGNTAQYVGLHNWAELLHDSTFLTAIKNNGLLALLSIAIQIPAGLVLAFLLNKAGRGSTFLKVLYFLPLLMSSVAIGTVFRSVYDPNFGPINSLLRAMHLDVLAQDWLGNPSLALPSVIAVVCWQNIPFYMLLFLAGLASMPAELREAALLDGASKRVIFWRITLPFLQGTIRTALVLSLIGSLRYFDLIYVMTGGGPSGASEVMATYMYRTVFASFNIGYGAAISTAMFIIVAVAAGLALRTTRRFETEV, encoded by the coding sequence ATGAGCACCATTACGTCTGCCAAAACAGCGCCCATCCCTCTCGAAAAACGTCGGCAGTGGAGCCAGGCATGGGTGGCGGCGGCCTTTTTACTGCCTGCCCTGCTGCTGTTGGGTGTATTTCTAGTCTATCCCCTCCTGACGAGCTTCCGCCTCTCACTGCTGAACTGGAACGGTCTGGGCAACACCGCACAGTATGTCGGCCTGCACAACTGGGCAGAACTGCTGCACGATTCGACCTTTCTGACGGCAATCAAGAATAATGGTCTGCTAGCGCTCCTCTCTATCGCCATCCAGATTCCTGCCGGACTGGTCCTGGCGTTTCTTTTGAATAAGGCGGGCCGAGGCTCCACTTTCCTGAAGGTGCTGTACTTCCTGCCTCTGCTGATGTCCAGCGTGGCGATCGGGACGGTCTTTCGGTCCGTCTATGACCCTAACTTTGGACCGATCAACAGTCTGCTTAGGGCCATGCATTTGGACGTCCTGGCACAGGACTGGCTGGGCAATCCCAGCTTGGCCCTGCCGTCTGTAATTGCCGTGGTGTGCTGGCAGAACATTCCCTTCTACATGCTGCTGTTCCTAGCGGGTCTCGCCAGCATGCCGGCTGAACTGCGCGAGGCAGCTCTCCTGGATGGTGCGAGCAAGCGGGTTATCTTTTGGCGGATCACACTGCCTTTCTTGCAGGGTACCATCCGCACCGCGCTGGTCCTCTCTCTAATCGGCTCACTGCGGTACTTTGACCTCATCTACGTGATGACGGGGGGTGGTCCTTCCGGTGCCTCGGAAGTGATGGCCACCTACATGTACCGTACTGTGTTCGCCTCCTTCAACATCGGGTACGGTGCTGCGATCTCCACGGCCATGTTCATCATCGTTGCCGTCGCGGCAGGCTTGGCTCTCCGCACCACCCGACGCTTCGAGACGGAGGTCTGA
- a CDS encoding carbohydrate ABC transporter permease, with amino-acid sequence MLRPQTALPSRALLFLAALVWLLVTTLPFVFMLLTSVKSQSDVYLIPVWALPKTFDFSNYLNVLRGSFFIYLRNSIFVVTVSVALTLLLSSMAAFAFARIRFRFNGFLFGLVVAGLIVPVHVTLIPVYLMTRTLGIYDTPFALIGPYVAFSLPISIFILTEFMRQIPREMEEAAQIDGAGPMTLFTRIFLPLCMPGLATVAIYNGINMWNEFIFAYVLTSSPQSRTLPLAIWDFQGQYSANIPAILAVVTLTSLPLIAAYIFGQERIIQGMMAGSVKG; translated from the coding sequence ATGCTCCGGCCCCAAACAGCTCTCCCCAGTCGTGCTCTGCTTTTCCTGGCTGCCCTGGTGTGGCTGCTGGTGACTACCCTTCCCTTCGTGTTTATGTTGCTAACGAGCGTTAAAAGCCAGAGCGACGTCTACTTGATACCGGTATGGGCCTTGCCAAAGACGTTCGACTTCAGCAACTACCTGAATGTCTTGCGCGGCTCCTTTTTCATTTATCTGCGCAATAGCATCTTCGTCGTGACGGTTTCTGTTGCTCTGACGCTACTGCTGAGCAGCATGGCAGCCTTTGCCTTCGCTCGTATAAGGTTCCGCTTCAATGGATTCCTCTTTGGCTTGGTCGTCGCCGGACTGATCGTTCCCGTCCATGTGACTCTTATTCCCGTTTACCTCATGACCCGCACCCTGGGCATCTACGATACGCCCTTCGCGCTGATCGGTCCATACGTCGCCTTTAGCCTACCCATCAGCATCTTTATCCTGACTGAATTTATGCGGCAGATCCCGCGTGAGATGGAGGAGGCAGCTCAGATCGACGGGGCGGGGCCGATGACGCTATTCACCCGTATCTTCCTGCCGCTTTGCATGCCGGGATTGGCTACGGTCGCCATCTACAACGGCATCAACATGTGGAACGAGTTCATCTTTGCGTACGTGTTGACCTCCAGTCCGCAGAGCCGCACCTTGCCCCTAGCCATCTGGGACTTCCAGGGGCAGTACAGCGCCAACATCCCCGCCATTCTCGCGGTCGTGACCCTCACCTCCCTGCCGCTCATCGCTGCGTACATCTTCGGGCAGGAGCGAATTATCCAGGGCATGATGGCGGGTTCGGTCAAGGGCTAA
- a CDS encoding glycoside hydrolase family 5 protein yields MLQVRNGQIVNSRNEPVQLRGTCIGGWMHMENFINGYPGAEHALKETMQDMLGPARTEFFFERLLAHFFTEEDVAFIRSTGANTVRIALNYRQFERDDRPFKYLEAGFTRLERALEWCAKHEIYAILDLHAVQGWQNTDWHSDNANRMSLFWQHPHFQDRFVQLWEALAERFRDHSWVAGYNVMNEPVTNAPRGRFGSNAYTPNWEIINRVYRRVVSAIRQIDPQHIIFLEGDLFSTRFAGLDAPFDENLVYSSHNYTPAGFGPGIYPGEFQGSLGSFQNPLGQRYWDRERQREMFFETEGARFAQQHGVPLWVGEFGSVYNGPGDDIPSRLRAMDDQISVFEEFGAHWTTWNYKDVGVMGLVTLDPQSPYLRLVAPSLRAKAELDTDFWMGWLPSTSAKEKLTELARIIEATVNDPNIEPAANRRFLGQATFDHYVGGLLQPSYVRLFQGLSENELDEVLSSFAFRNCRPNVALARILGTYTQQPQTA; encoded by the coding sequence ATGTTGCAGGTGAGAAACGGCCAGATCGTCAACAGCCGGAATGAGCCGGTCCAGCTTCGCGGCACGTGCATCGGTGGCTGGATGCATATGGAGAACTTCATCAATGGCTATCCCGGCGCCGAACACGCCCTAAAGGAAACCATGCAGGACATGCTCGGGCCTGCTCGAACGGAGTTCTTCTTCGAGCGGCTCCTCGCTCACTTCTTCACCGAAGAGGACGTGGCCTTTATCCGCTCTACGGGTGCGAACACAGTGCGTATCGCCCTTAACTACCGGCAGTTCGAGCGCGACGACCGCCCGTTCAAGTATCTGGAAGCGGGGTTTACTCGTCTGGAGAGGGCACTTGAATGGTGTGCGAAACACGAGATCTACGCAATCCTCGACCTCCACGCCGTGCAGGGCTGGCAGAACACCGACTGGCACAGCGACAACGCCAACCGCATGTCCCTCTTCTGGCAGCACCCGCACTTTCAGGACCGCTTTGTGCAGCTGTGGGAGGCGCTGGCCGAGCGTTTCCGGGACCACTCGTGGGTGGCGGGCTACAACGTGATGAACGAGCCGGTCACCAACGCGCCGCGTGGCCGCTTCGGCAGTAACGCGTATACGCCGAACTGGGAGATCATCAACCGGGTGTACCGCCGGGTGGTGAGCGCCATTCGCCAGATTGATCCTCAGCACATCATCTTCCTGGAAGGTGACCTGTTCTCTACCCGTTTTGCAGGACTGGACGCGCCTTTTGACGAAAACTTGGTGTATTCCAGCCACAACTACACCCCGGCGGGATTCGGACCGGGCATTTATCCCGGCGAATTTCAGGGCTCCCTGGGGTCCTTCCAGAATCCGTTGGGCCAGCGGTATTGGGACCGAGAGCGCCAGCGAGAGATGTTCTTCGAGACAGAAGGAGCGCGTTTTGCGCAGCAACATGGTGTTCCCCTTTGGGTTGGTGAGTTCGGCTCGGTGTACAACGGCCCCGGCGACGACATTCCTAGTCGCTTGCGCGCGATGGACGACCAGATCAGCGTCTTTGAGGAGTTCGGCGCGCACTGGACCACTTGGAACTACAAGGACGTCGGCGTGATGGGTCTTGTGACGCTCGACCCCCAGTCCCCCTATCTGCGCCTGGTCGCCCCTAGCCTGAGAGCGAAGGCTGAGCTCGACACCGACTTCTGGATGGGCTGGCTGCCCAGCACGTCCGCCAAGGAGAAGCTCACCGAACTGGCCCGGATCATCGAGGCGACGGTGAACGATCCAAACATCGAGCCCGCTGCCAATCGGCGCTTCTTGGGACAGGCTACCTTCGACCACTACGTTGGCGGCCTGCTGCAACCCTCGTATGTTCGGCTGTTTCAGGGCCTGAGCGAGAATGAGCTTGACGAAGTGCTCTCGTCCTTCGCCTTCAGAAATTGTCGTCCGAATGTTGCGCTCGCTCGTATTTTGGGCACTTACACCCAGCAGCCCCAAACGGCCTGA
- the xylA gene encoding xylose isomerase, whose amino-acid sequence MTDYTPTPADKFTFGLWTVGQTGRDPFGEATRPGFSAPYIVQKLAELGAYGVNLHDNDLVPIDASARERDRIVTEFKQALSDHGLVVPMATTNLFTDPVFKDGAFTSADARVRAYALQKTMQSMDLGAELGAKTYVFWGGREGTEVDASGKLLDALAWYRDCLNYVAEYSEAQGYGYRFALEPKPNEPRADIFLPTVGSALGFIQTLDRPELFGVNPEFAHETMAGLNFVHAVAQAVDADKLFHIDLNDQKMSRFDQDLRFGAENLKTAFFLVKLLEDAGYDGPRHFDAHALRTEDEEGIWAFARGCMRTYLILKEKARQWDEDPEIQAALAAYRVEDEELSLLTERFSPENAQALKTRGFDRAALARRGPGLEQLDQLTVELLLGIRGTSTTSRQTSAEVEV is encoded by the coding sequence ATGACCGACTACACTCCCACTCCAGCAGATAAATTCACCTTCGGCCTCTGGACTGTGGGGCAGACTGGCCGTGACCCCTTCGGCGAAGCGACCCGTCCCGGCTTTTCTGCCCCATACATCGTTCAGAAACTTGCCGAACTTGGTGCCTACGGCGTCAACCTGCATGACAACGACCTTGTACCCATCGACGCTTCTGCTCGAGAACGTGACCGCATCGTCACCGAATTCAAACAGGCCCTCTCCGATCATGGCCTCGTGGTGCCCATGGCCACGACCAACCTCTTTACCGATCCTGTGTTCAAGGACGGGGCCTTTACCTCCGCCGATGCCCGCGTGCGGGCCTATGCCCTACAAAAGACCATGCAGAGTATGGACCTCGGAGCTGAACTGGGTGCCAAGACCTATGTCTTTTGGGGAGGACGCGAGGGCACCGAAGTGGACGCGAGCGGCAAGCTCCTCGACGCCCTGGCCTGGTACCGTGACTGCCTTAACTATGTGGCCGAGTACAGCGAGGCTCAGGGGTACGGGTACCGCTTTGCCCTGGAGCCCAAGCCCAACGAACCCCGTGCTGACATCTTTTTGCCCACTGTGGGCAGTGCCCTAGGGTTCATCCAGACACTTGACCGGCCGGAGCTGTTCGGCGTCAATCCCGAGTTTGCGCATGAAACCATGGCGGGGTTGAACTTTGTGCATGCGGTGGCGCAGGCGGTGGATGCGGACAAGCTCTTCCATATCGACCTGAACGACCAGAAGATGAGCCGCTTTGACCAAGACCTGCGCTTCGGAGCGGAGAACCTCAAGACGGCCTTTTTTCTGGTGAAGCTGCTGGAGGACGCCGGGTACGATGGCCCCAGGCACTTCGATGCCCACGCTCTACGCACGGAGGATGAGGAAGGCATCTGGGCCTTTGCGCGCGGCTGTATGCGGACGTACCTGATCCTTAAGGAGAAGGCGCGGCAGTGGGACGAGGACCCAGAGATTCAAGCGGCCCTCGCGGCCTACAGGGTGGAGGATGAGGAACTCTCTCTCCTTACAGAGAGGTTCAGCCCGGAGAATGCCCAGGCACTGAAGACCCGCGGCTTCGACCGTGCGGCCTTGGCCAGACGGGGCCCCGGCCTGGAGCAACTCGATCAGCTCACCGTCGAACTGCTGCTGGGGATTCGTGGGACCAGCACTACGTCCCGGCAGACGAGCGCCGAGGTGGAAGTGTGA